The segment GCCAGTCACCGGTTATCTTTTTTCCAATTGCGTCGCCACGCATGGCCTGAATGGTCCGGTGCTTTGGACGACCAATAAACCCGCCATCCAGTTCACCATGGCATCCAATTTGGTGTTGGTGGTGAATTTTGCGCCGAATCCCTACCTCGCTCGCAAAGGGGATTACACCGGGCTATTCAGCCCGAGCAACGACGTGGTCCTGGCCGACTGGACCAACAGCGGCAGCGTGAAATTGACCGTGACCGATCGGGGAACCTTCACCGGCCAACTCCAGTATCAGGGCAAGGTGTACCCGCTGGCGGGCGCACTCGGGTTGGGCGGAGCGACCAATCTCACGATCCTGCGCGGCAGAGACCCGGCCTTGCAAGTGAGCCTCGCCTTGGATCTGAGTAATAACGGGGAAGTCAGTGGGACCATCGGGCAAAATCAAGCATGGACCTCCGAACTCTGGGTCAGTCAGGTGCTCAAACAGGCGCAGAAGACCAATTACACCCTGACGGTGGAAACAGTACTAGCCGACACAAATCATAGCCCCGTAGTATTTACGGTACAGCCTTCGGGACTCGTCACGTCCACCGTCCAACAGGTGAGCATCACCAAGATAGTACTTGCGGTGCAACCTTCGGGACTCGTCACACTATCAGGTACCCTGGCGGACAAAACCAAGTTGACTGGATCGCTGTCCCTGACCCGCAACCAGGAGGTGGCAATGTGCCAGACTTTATACAGTGGTAAGGGAATGTGGCTGGGATACGTGAGCCTGGTCGGCACGAACAGAGGTGGCGAAGCGCACTGGCAAAAACTGCCCAGCAGTTTGGATAAGGTGAATCCCAACGGCTTTTCAGTGAATACACGGTTATTGTTACCGTAACACTGTCACCATTTCAGCGTCCTCACAACCCGGAACCAGTCGTCTGTCTGTCTCTTTTCCTAGCCAAAAGAGACAGACAGACAGATTTTTTGCCATCCCGGAGTTCGTCCATCCATGCTACACCACGACAAACATGCCCGTCAGGTTAAAATTCCAGCGCGATAATTTAAAATCCCAGTTTGAATTATCGTGCGCATGAAATACTTATTCGGACTGATTGAGGAACAGTTGCGGCCCTGCCGCAATCCCGCAAACTTTACTCGATCTTGACCACCAGTTTCAGGGTCCAAGTGCGTTTCTCCCCGCCTTCCCAAGGGCGGCCATAGGAAAAGTTCAGGGTGGCAACACCCGGTTTGAGCGTTTCAAAGGTCCATGTCTGCAAGCCACCGGCCCCGGAGCGCTTCACCTCAGGCGGAATACGGCGATGCTGCACCTGCTTTATAAGCGCCGGATCGCTGTTCGCGGTCTGTTCCCCCCAGCTATAACCCGTGGTGGGATTGG is part of the Verrucomicrobiota bacterium genome and harbors:
- a CDS encoding protease inhibitor I42 family protein, whose amino-acid sequence is MRMVLFGWLSLCLLAPAAAVAAPAEKTARNPAKVAFSEDDFRNGTAHKTKEITMASHGTLTVELGSNPTTGYSWGEQTANSDPALIKQVQHRRIPPEVKRSGAGGLQTWTFETLKPGVATLNFSYGRPWEGGEKRTWTLKLVVKIE